GGCCAGCAGGTTGTTTCCGCAGACCGGCGCCTGCACGGTGCGCAGGAGCGCGGCCGCCCATGCCTCCCGGGTCGCGTTCGAGCCGCCCGCCGATCCCGGCACGGCGCCGCGCAGGGCATCGACCAGCGCAAGCTCCCGCCGCCGCTCCTCCTTCGCGCTGTCGAGCCGGCGCTGGAGGGTTGTGAGCTGGGGCAGCGCACGCTCGGCGGCCGCCCGCCGCTGCTCCGCGTGCAGCCGACGCTCGGCCGCGTCGACCGCCGCCCCGATGGCCAGCCGCTCGCGCATCTGGTCGACGTAGGCGCCGTCGCCGAGCGCCGGCATCCGAGCCCCGGCCACCCGCGCCTGGAGCCGCGAGAGGCGGTCCGCCGCTCGCTGCAGCCGCGAGGCGCTGCTCGCGACGGCGGACCGCTGCGCCGCCACGGCGGCGCGGTCGTCGTGCACCCGGGCGGTCAGCGCGCCGGCGCGCTCGATCGCCTGCCACAGCGTCGGAGCGTCGTCCGCGGAGGCGCGCGCCGTCCCGGCGGTGAGCCCCAGCACGGCCGCGATCGCCGCCACGGCGACCACGCGGGCGGTCACGGTGAGGCGCCCTCGACGGAGGAGACCTGCAGCCGTCCCTGCACCGAGCCGACGTGGTAGGTGAGGCTGAGCGGCAGCTTCGGCGTGTACCGGAAGACGCCACCCGGCTCGATCGGCCCCGACCGCACGGCCTGATGGTCGAACGCCACACGTTGCGTCGACCCCGAGACGTTCCGGAACACGATCGGCTTGCCGACCAGCGACACGAGCCACAGCGGCCGCACGCCGCTACCGGTGATCAGCACGGTCTGGCCGGTGTCGAAGTTGGGATCGATCCGCGCCGACGTTGCCGCCGGCGTGGAGGGCGGCCGCACGTCGGTGCCTGCGGCGCTCGAGCCCCCGCATCCGGCGGCGGCAGCCGCCAGCGCCAGGATGCAGACGGCGCGGATCACAGCGTCCCCGGAAGGAACCGGCTGAGGTTCTGGTACACGAGGTAGAGCAGCATGAGCAGCGGGGGCGTGGTCACGAGGTGCGCGGCCATCCGCGGCCACGCACGGTAGGCTCGGACGGCGCCGACGGTCAGGCCGGCGAGGGCCGCGAGCCAGATCAGCGCCAGGTACAGCCCCGCGACGTCGCCGCTCGTCCCGAGCTCGTCCGACGACGCGGCAGCCGGCGGCCGCGTGGCGACGGCAAGCGGGTCTCCCTTCAGCGTCGCGGTCACGGCCCGGCGGTCGCTGCCGAAGGCGGAGGCCGAGGTGACCAGCGTCAGCCGGCTGTCGCTGCTCGGCCCGACTACGTCGGGCTCACCGGGCTTCACCACGGCCACGCCCGTGACCGTGTAGGTGAAGTGTCCCTGGCCCGTCAGCACGTCGATCGTGTCACCCTCGGCGAGCCGGCCGATGTCCGCGAACGGGCCGCCGTAGGTGAGCCGGTGGCCGACGACGACGGCGTTGCCGAACTCCCCCGGGAGCGGCGAGCTGGGCAGGTGGCCGGGCCCCTGCTTCAGATCCTCGGGCGAGCTGCCCTGCACGACCACCTGTTCGAGCCCGATCGCCGGGATGCGCACGACCGCCACGGGGCCATTCTCGACCGGTGTGTCGGGTGCGTCGAACTGGCCGGCGGCCAGCCGCTGCTGGAACGTCGACAGCAGCACTCGCTGGCTGCGGCGCTCGAGCTGCCCGGTGTAGACGAACTCGTAGGCGATGAACAGCGCCACCGCGAGGCTCAACGCCACGAGCGCGGTGCCGGCGATGCGGAGCAGCTGCGCCGGCTCGGGCGCCGCGCGGGCGAACGCCCCCGGCGCGGCGGGGACCGCGCCTGCCCCTACCGCGGCCGGAGCGGGAGCCGGGACGGCCGGCGCGCCGGCGCTCACGGCGTTGAGCCGCCGCCGCTCGCGCTCGGCCAGCTCGTCGATCACCTCGCGTATCCGCCCGGCAGCCTCCGCGAGCCGCTGACGCTGGTCGTCGGTCACGGCCGCCGGCTGGGCGTCGCGCGCGAGGCGCTCGAGCGACAGCGCAAGGCTGGCCATCATCAGATCGTCGTCCGTTCCCTGGGGCTGCTCGGGCTTCGCGAGCCCGCGCTCCAGCACGCTCACGCCCACCGCGATGCGCCGCAGAGCGTGCTCGGGCTCGTCGCCCTCATCCGGCGGCGACAGCAGCAGCATGCGCTCCTGCTCCGCGCTCATCGCGCCCACCTCCAGAAGCCGGCCGCGTGCCGCACGGTGCCGGCGAGCCCACCGCCGCCGGTGCCGGAGGCGCCGAGCAGCATCAGGCCGCCGATCAGGCCGAGCCCGCCGATCGCGATCAGCGACGGGAGCACGAGCCGCCCGGCCGATGCTGCCAGCGTGGCCGACGGAAGCCCCGTCGCTGTTCCGTTCGACGATCCGCCGGCGCCCTTCCCGCCGCCCGGCGCGTCGCCCGGGTCGGGCGGCGGCGCCGTGCCGAGGTCAGGTGGTGTGATGCCGCCGGTGTAGGGGGCGCCGCCGCCATCGGTACCGCCGCCGGGCCCGGTGCCGCCACCGCCGCCGACCACCGGCGTCGTGCCGGGGATCTGGTCGACGATCCCCTCGGTGGCGGCGACGAGCGACTTCGGCAGCGGCAGGTAGCCTCCCGGAATGCGGGTGCGGCCCGCCGTGACTGCGTAGTGCAGGAAGCCGCGCAGCGTCGTCCCGGTCGCGTCCGAGATGCCCGACGTGGGTGCGGTCAGGTACGAGACGAACGGCATCGGGTACGCCTTGGGATCCTTCGTCGCGTAGTCCGGCTCGAGCAGCCCGTCCGAGCCCTTGGCTGCGTGGTGGAGGGCGGCGGTGATGGCGGCCGGCGTGGCCTTGACGAACTTCCCGGCGGCGTTCTGGATGCGAGCGACGGGAAGCCCGTAGTACGCCGCCTCGCTGGAGTCGACGAAGCCGATGTAGCCGTCGCTGAAGTAGTCGTTGTTGTTCTGCACGGTGACCGGGTCGGCGATCGCATCGGCCAGCGCGTCGCCCCCGACGATGCCCGCGTTCTGGGTGACGTAGTTGAGGGGGTAGTCCGTGCCGGCGCCGGGCCAGTCGGATGGAAGGCCGGCTCCGCCCTCCGCACTCAGCCACGACGTGAACTCGAGGTTCGCGACCGAGTGGTCTCCGCGGACGAGCGGGCGCACCAGCGGCGGGAACACGTGGCCCGGGTTGAGCGCGTTGATCTCGGGGTCGGTGTGCCAGTTGCTGATCTGCCCGGTGAAGATCTTCGCCACCAGCTCGGGCGTCAGCTTCAGATTCGTGACCTGGGATCCGGGGGCAGCGTGCTCGGGGTCCTGGTCGAATATCTTGTAGGCCACCACGAGCGCGGACGCCGTCACCGGCGCATAGGAGAAGCTCTTGCCTGCCGACTGCAGCTGCGAGAGCTGATCCGCGCTGAACGGCTCGCCCGTCACCGCGAAGTCGTTCAGCCCCTTGACGAAGTTGTCCATGCCGTCCGGCGAGTTCGCGGGGATGTAGTTGACGCCGAGGCGCGCGGGCGGCTGACAGATCTGGACGCCCCAGTCGAACATGGCATGGTTGGCCTGGTTGGCACCCCCGCCCGAGAGCGCGGCCCCGCGCGGCTTCGGGCAGCCGCTCGGCGTCCGGGCGAAGTGCAGCGGGCGCAGGATGCCCGGATGCAACGAGGACCCCGAGAAGACCCCCAGCGTGCACGGGCGCGAGATGTCACAGTGGAACGTCGATCCGCTCTCGCTTCGCACCTCGCCCTCCGAGACGTGCTGGTAGAGGGTGCCGGAGCCGTGTCCGTTCGTGAACCCGGGGTCGGAGTAGATCGCGGTGCAGTCGCGCGCGACCTTGGTCGGATGGGCGGTGCACTGGCGGAAGAAGACCACCTGGTTCGGGACGACGTGCCGCCAGGTGATCTTGACGAACTGGTTGTCGCCGAGACCCGTCGACGGATGCACGGTCACGGCGCCGACGCCGTACACCGAGTCGCGGACGCCGTGGCGCCCGGCGATCGCGTTGGACGCGAGAGCGATGAAGATGCCGGCCGCCAGCGGCGCGACCACGAGCAGGCGGCGCCTACGCATCGATGCCGCCTCCCGGCGTGCGGCGGCGGGCGGCCATGCCGAGCGGTCCCAGCAGGATCGCCAGCAGCACCACGACCGGCACCAGCGTCGACGGGGCGGCGGCACGGCGCAGCGACTTCGCCTCGTCCAGCGCCGTCACGTAGGCGGCGCGCTTCTGGCCGTCCGTCAGCGTCGCCACCGAGAGGCCGGCCGGCTGCCCGAGCGCCGCGGACACCGCCGGGTCGGTGACGTTGGAGCCGCCCTTCGCGGTCTTCCCGCTCGTCTTCCCGCTCGACGGCGTCGTCGAGGAACCGCTCGGCACGTCGGTGCCTCCGCCGCTGCTGGTGCCGGTCGGCCCCGGGCTGCCGCCATAGCCCTTTCCCGTGATCGTGGGGTTCGGGCACGCGGTAGCGGTCAGGGGTGGCGGCGCCGGCGCCCCCGGGATCCGCCGGACGGCCTGGAACACCGCCTTGACGAGGTTCGGCGAGAGCGGCGAGTACCCAAGCGGAGCCGCCTCCTGCTGCCCTGCACAGGCGATGTAGATGATCCACTTGCCGAGCACCGCGCCCTTTGCCGGGCTGAAGCCGCTCGTCTGGGTGATCAGGTAGCTGTAGCTGGCGAGCGGATAGGCATTCGCCTCGGGAGCGTTGTAGACGCCCAGAAGGTTCTGGGTGAGGTCCCGGTTCAGCGTGGCATGCTTCAGGGCCACCGCGACGTTGACCGACGACGGGGCGGCGTAGTTGCCGCTCGCGTTCCTGATGAACGCCGGGACCATCGAGTGCTCGTAGACGTAGCCCGCCTCGACGTAGCCGATGCTCCCCTGACCCACCGAGCTGTTCGAGATGTAGTTCGCCATGCCGTCGGATCCCCGCACCGCGACGACGCCCTGCCAGTTCGGCCAGAACTGCACCGGGAGGGTCAGGTTGTTCGCCGCGGCGAAGGGGTTCCAGATCGACGCCGCCTCGTGCGCGAGGTAGTCCGCCAGCTTGGCGGACGTCCCCGAGCCGTCCGACCGGATGACGGGCTGGAGGTGTTCGTTGGGGAGCGCCAGCCCGGGGTTGTCCGCCTTGATGGCCGGGTCGTTCCAGTTCGAGATCTGCCCGGTGAAGATCTTCGCGACCGTCGAGGGTGACAGCCGCAGGTTGTTGACCTGGTGCCCCGATGCGTCACGGAGGTTGTACATGACCGCGGTGCCGCCGGCGACGTCGGGGAGGTACTGGTAGGACTTGTGCTCCTGCCGCAGCTGGTTCACCTCGTCGGGCAGGAAGGGGATCTCGGACGCGGCGAAATCGACCTGGTTGATGATGAAGAACTGTCGTCCTGCGGTGGAGCCGGAGCCCTGGTAGTTGATGCTGAGGCCCTGTCGCGACGCATCGGCCCGCCACTGGTCGAGCGCGATCTGCACCCAGGTGGAGCCGGCCCCGGTGATGGTCGGCCCGCTGGCGCTCGCGCTGCCGGCGGGCAGGAGCACCAGAACGGCGGACAGCGCCGCGAGGATGCCCGCCCGCCTCACCCGAACCGCCCCTGCACGTAGTCCGCCGTGCGCGGGTCGGTCGGAGCGCCGAACATCCGCTCGGTGGTGCCGATCTCGACGATCCGGCCGGGCTCGTTCTCGCCGGCGAGGAAGAAGGCGCAATCGGAGCTGACCCGCTGGGCCTGCTGCATGTTGTGGGTGACGATGACGATCGTCACGTGCGGCGAGAGATCCAGGATCGTCTCCTCGATCCGCCGGGTCGACGTCGGGTCGAGCGCCGAGCAGGGCTCGTCCATCAGCAGCACCTCCGGGCGCACCGCGAGCGCCCGCGCGATGCACAACCGCTGCTGCTGGCCGCCGGACAGCGCACCGCCGGGGTGGCCGAGCCGGTTCTTGACCTCGTTCCAGAGGCCCGCTCGGGTCAGGCACTCCTCGACCAGCGCGTCGTCGCGGCGCACCCGCTTGCCGCTCAGGCTGAGGCCGGAGACGACGTTCTGGTAGATGCTCATCGCGGGGAAGGGGTTGGGCTTCTGGAACACCATGCCGACGCGGCGGCGCACCTCGATCGGACGGCGGCCGGGCGCGTAGATGTCCTCGCCGTCGAGCAGCACGGCGCCGCCGAGGGACGCCCCGGGGACGAGCTCGTGCATCCGGTTGAGGATGCGCAGGAAGGTCGACTTGCCACAGCCGGAGGGGCCGATCAGCGCCGTCACGGTGCGGGCGGGCATGCGCAGTGACACGCGCTCGAGCACCTTGTGGCCGCCGAACCAGGCGCTGACCGTGTCGGCGCGTATGTCACCGGTCTCCAGCGCCGGTGCGGCCGCAACGGCGGCGCCGGGCAGCTCGATCGTCTCGGTCGGTGCGCTCATGTCGTCGGTTCCTCTCAGCTCTCGGTCGTGGCGGCCGCGATCCGGCGGCTGGACGCGCGCGCCGCGCTCCAGCCGATCAGGCGGGCCAGGGTGAACAGGATCAGCACAAGCAGCATCAGCACGAACGCACCGGCCCAGGCCCGGGCCTGCACGTTTGCGGAGGAGCTCTCCGTGACCTGCTTGTAGATGTAGAGGGGCAGCGCCGCCTGGGCGCCTGAGAACGGGTTCCCGTTCATCGCGAACGCGCCGAACGCCGTCGCGATCAGCGGCGCCGTCTCGCCGATCGCCCGCGCCACGCCCAGGATCACGGAGGTGATCAGGCCGCTGCGCGCCGTCGGCAGGACGACCGACCAGGTCGTGCGCCACTCGCTCCCGCCGAGCGCGAGCGAGGCCTCGCGAAGCCCATCGGGGACGAGCCGCAGCACCTCCTCGGAGGTGCGGGTGATGATCGGGAGCATGGAGATCGAGATCGCGAGCGACGCGGCGAAGCCCGACCACGAGAACGCGCTCACCCACACCGCGTACACGAACAGGCCGGCGAGGATCGTCGGCACGCCGTTCATGGCGTCGATGAAGATGCGCACCGGCCGCTGGAGCGGGCCGCCGATCTCGTTCAGGAAGATCGCGCAAAGGAAGCCGAGGGGCACGGACATGACCACGGCCAGGCCGACCTGCTCGAGCGTGCCGACGATGGCGTGCTCCGCCCCGCCCTTCGTGGCAGGGTCGAGCGGGCCGATCGCAGCCTGCGTCTCCGTGAAGAAGTTGAGGTGGATGCCGCCGACGCCGCGCTTGACCAGGTAGCCGAGGATCAGCACGAGCGGCA
The sequence above is a segment of the Gaiellales bacterium genome. Coding sequences within it:
- a CDS encoding class D sortase, giving the protein MSAEQERMLLLSPPDEGDEPEHALRRIAVGVSVLERGLAKPEQPQGTDDDLMMASLALSLERLARDAQPAAVTDDQRQRLAEAAGRIREVIDELAERERRRLNAVSAGAPAVPAPAPAAVGAGAVPAAPGAFARAAPEPAQLLRIAGTALVALSLAVALFIAYEFVYTGQLERRSQRVLLSTFQQRLAAGQFDAPDTPVENGPVAVVRIPAIGLEQVVVQGSSPEDLKQGPGHLPSSPLPGEFGNAVVVGHRLTYGGPFADIGRLAEGDTIDVLTGQGHFTYTVTGVAVVKPGEPDVVGPSSDSRLTLVTSASAFGSDRRAVTATLKGDPLAVATRPPAAASSDELGTSGDVAGLYLALIWLAALAGLTVGAVRAYRAWPRMAAHLVTTPPLLMLLYLVYQNLSRFLPGTL
- a CDS encoding phosphate ABC transporter ATP-binding protein; this translates as MSAPTETIELPGAAVAAAPALETGDIRADTVSAWFGGHKVLERVSLRMPARTVTALIGPSGCGKSTFLRILNRMHELVPGASLGGAVLLDGEDIYAPGRRPIEVRRRVGMVFQKPNPFPAMSIYQNVVSGLSLSGKRVRRDDALVEECLTRAGLWNEVKNRLGHPGGALSGGQQQRLCIARALAVRPEVLLMDEPCSALDPTSTRRIEETILDLSPHVTIVIVTHNMQQAQRVSSDCAFFLAGENEPGRIVEIGTTERMFGAPTDPRTADYVQGRFG
- the pstA gene encoding phosphate ABC transporter permease PstA, producing MAVHAPALPAGASDRSMASDGRTRVSTFGAGDAAALAGSALSGFAIMWLALTQVLQFSSPAELGLAWYGAFIAVYYVVVRQLDGPMLASDRVMAVIVFTAGLAMVVPLVLILGYLVKRGVGGIHLNFFTETQAAIGPLDPATKGGAEHAIVGTLEQVGLAVVMSVPLGFLCAIFLNEIGGPLQRPVRIFIDAMNGVPTILAGLFVYAVWVSAFSWSGFAASLAISISMLPIITRTSEEVLRLVPDGLREASLALGGSEWRTTWSVVLPTARSGLITSVILGVARAIGETAPLIATAFGAFAMNGNPFSGAQAALPLYIYKQVTESSSANVQARAWAGAFVLMLLVLILFTLARLIGWSAARASSRRIAAATTES
- a CDS encoding phosphate ABC transporter substrate-binding protein PstS, which produces MRRAGILAALSAVLVLLPAGSASASGPTITGAGSTWVQIALDQWRADASRQGLSINYQGSGSTAGRQFFIINQVDFAASEIPFLPDEVNQLRQEHKSYQYLPDVAGGTAVMYNLRDASGHQVNNLRLSPSTVAKIFTGQISNWNDPAIKADNPGLALPNEHLQPVIRSDGSGTSAKLADYLAHEAASIWNPFAAANNLTLPVQFWPNWQGVVAVRGSDGMANYISNSSVGQGSIGYVEAGYVYEHSMVPAFIRNASGNYAAPSSVNVAVALKHATLNRDLTQNLLGVYNAPEANAYPLASYSYLITQTSGFSPAKGAVLGKWIIYIACAGQQEAAPLGYSPLSPNLVKAVFQAVRRIPGAPAPPPLTATACPNPTITGKGYGGSPGPTGTSSGGGTDVPSGSSTTPSSGKTSGKTAKGGSNVTDPAVSAALGQPAGLSVATLTDGQKRAAYVTALDEAKSLRRAAAPSTLVPVVVLLAILLGPLGMAARRRTPGGGIDA
- a CDS encoding substrate-binding domain-containing protein, which encodes MRRRRLLVVAPLAAGIFIALASNAIAGRHGVRDSVYGVGAVTVHPSTGLGDNQFVKITWRHVVPNQVVFFRQCTAHPTKVARDCTAIYSDPGFTNGHGSGTLYQHVSEGEVRSESGSTFHCDISRPCTLGVFSGSSLHPGILRPLHFARTPSGCPKPRGAALSGGGANQANHAMFDWGVQICQPPARLGVNYIPANSPDGMDNFVKGLNDFAVTGEPFSADQLSQLQSAGKSFSYAPVTASALVVAYKIFDQDPEHAAPGSQVTNLKLTPELVAKIFTGQISNWHTDPEINALNPGHVFPPLVRPLVRGDHSVANLEFTSWLSAEGGAGLPSDWPGAGTDYPLNYVTQNAGIVGGDALADAIADPVTVQNNNDYFSDGYIGFVDSSEAAYYGLPVARIQNAAGKFVKATPAAITAALHHAAKGSDGLLEPDYATKDPKAYPMPFVSYLTAPTSGISDATGTTLRGFLHYAVTAGRTRIPGGYLPLPKSLVAATEGIVDQIPGTTPVVGGGGGTGPGGGTDGGGAPYTGGITPPDLGTAPPPDPGDAPGGGKGAGGSSNGTATGLPSATLAASAGRLVLPSLIAIGGLGLIGGLMLLGASGTGGGGLAGTVRHAAGFWRWAR